A genomic stretch from Ktedonobacterales bacterium includes:
- a CDS encoding APC family permease, whose amino-acid sequence MQTSERAVEPSTSTAGSEEHQRGRLGFFLCWAVVFADIGTSVYYVPGILYGQVGNLAGFFVLLTMIVFILLTLKYAEVTARYPQGGGVVTVAASNFKPWTGALGGMLELGDYFLTAAISALSGLTYLSVVVPVHDLSVLVVITVVVLVLLGLLNWWGVSESAAVSAVGAVIAFTSDIAILIQVVLHVPLSTLLHLVPEMFEGRPLTPLALMTGFAGSFLAFSGLESISQISPVMKTPRKRTSRRALLVVVLTVGVTSPLLTLFATTLLDASQANPNQFISLLGSTYGGKLLGIEVAISASALLIFASNTAIIGCYHVLLALSRMHFLPPAVQRRNAWRGTPQYAIVLATGIPVVILLLVRGDIALLGDMYAFGLLGAFSLTCLGIDVARWRDWRHHRERQVLLKQVRSGNGADATVGELVELPLPGQSSMAPVPLWLFALGILTTILVMIAWGTNLVFKPPATAFGGAVTVVGLVTAYTTARYLAKRGKWMVFPIQVYGAVPGSTLAVLPTTTEGREAVIRAACREGQEGEVIFLYRGSPVSKRRPELFENADPYLNDEEARQAFSEAEQIARQQRVRHCAVYALPTPDAVFHYWQLLRPRDTIFGPQEHLQGMLLAPDLVRHSGGPGGQVTHYIKNWPIAAVGVT is encoded by the coding sequence ATGCAGACGTCAGAACGCGCAGTTGAACCTTCTACGAGTACTGCTGGCTCAGAGGAACATCAGCGTGGTCGGTTAGGTTTCTTCTTATGCTGGGCGGTGGTGTTTGCCGACATCGGAACCTCGGTCTATTACGTTCCTGGCATTCTGTATGGGCAGGTGGGCAATCTGGCGGGGTTCTTTGTCTTGCTCACGATGATTGTGTTCATCTTGCTGACCCTGAAGTACGCAGAAGTGACCGCGCGCTATCCCCAGGGTGGAGGTGTCGTTACCGTTGCCGCCAGCAACTTCAAGCCCTGGACAGGCGCTCTCGGTGGGATGCTGGAGTTGGGGGATTATTTTTTAACTGCTGCGATTAGCGCGTTATCCGGGTTGACCTATTTGAGCGTGGTAGTCCCGGTGCATGATCTCTCGGTTCTCGTAGTGATCACAGTGGTCGTTCTGGTTTTGCTGGGTCTGCTGAACTGGTGGGGGGTAAGTGAGAGCGCCGCCGTCAGCGCGGTTGGCGCTGTGATCGCCTTCACCAGTGATATTGCTATTCTGATTCAGGTCGTCCTCCATGTTCCTCTGTCTACCCTGCTTCATCTCGTTCCAGAGATGTTTGAGGGCCGACCTCTGACGCCGCTCGCGCTGATGACGGGCTTTGCAGGCTCTTTTCTGGCCTTTTCCGGGTTGGAGAGCATTTCTCAGATTTCGCCTGTGATGAAGACTCCGCGCAAGCGTACCAGTCGGCGCGCCTTGCTGGTGGTGGTGCTGACGGTGGGTGTGACGAGTCCGCTGCTGACGTTGTTTGCCACGACGCTGCTGGATGCGAGCCAGGCGAACCCCAATCAGTTTATTTCTTTGCTGGGCAGTACCTATGGGGGCAAGCTGCTGGGCATTGAGGTGGCTATCAGCGCCTCGGCCCTGCTGATTTTTGCGAGCAACACCGCGATTATTGGCTGTTACCATGTGTTGCTGGCTTTGTCGCGGATGCACTTTTTACCGCCAGCGGTGCAGCGACGCAACGCCTGGCGCGGCACACCACAGTATGCGATTGTGCTGGCGACCGGGATTCCTGTCGTAATTCTGCTGCTTGTTCGCGGGGATATTGCTTTACTGGGCGATATGTATGCCTTTGGCCTGTTGGGCGCTTTCAGTTTAACGTGCCTGGGCATTGACGTGGCTCGCTGGCGCGATTGGCGCCATCACCGCGAGCGGCAAGTTCTGCTCAAACAAGTGCGCTCAGGCAACGGTGCTGATGCTACGGTGGGAGAATTGGTGGAGCTTCCGCTGCCTGGTCAATCATCTATGGCCCCTGTGCCGCTCTGGCTTTTTGCGTTGGGCATTCTTACGACGATACTGGTGATGATTGCCTGGGGTACGAATCTGGTGTTCAAGCCCCCGGCAACCGCGTTCGGCGGCGCTGTTACGGTGGTTGGTCTGGTGACAGCGTATACGACAGCGCGCTATCTGGCGAAACGGGGCAAGTGGATGGTCTTTCCCATTCAGGTCTACGGGGCTGTTCCTGGCTCGACCCTGGCGGTGCTGCCCACCACCACTGAGGGGCGCGAGGCTGTAATCCGCGCCGCCTGCCGTGAAGGGCAGGAGGGTGAGGTGATCTTCCTGTATCGGGGTTCGCCGGTCAGCAAGCGACGGCCTGAGTTATTCGAGAATGCTGACCCCTATCTCAACGATGAAGAGGCCAGGCAGGCTTTTTCCGAGGCAGAACAGATCGCGCGTCAGCAGCGGGTTCGCCATTGCGCGGTCTACGCGCTGCCGACGCCCGATGCGGTCTTCCATTACTGGCAACTGCTGCGCCCGCGCGATACGATTTTTGGCCCCCAGGAACACCTTCAAGGTATGCTCCTCGCTCCTGATCTGGTGCGGCACAGCGGGGGGCCTGGGGGCCAGGTCACGCATTACATCAAGAACTGGCCGATAGCCGCTGTTGGGGTGACTTAA